From the Toxoplasma gondii ME49 chromosome VIIa, whole genome shotgun sequence genome, one window contains:
- a CDS encoding hypothetical protein (encoded by transcript TGME49_282180) translates to MSPVGRLFLGSKLPAQTWQSFRLQPALPQFAQKRFFSGGAAKPSWHVAREHRFGPTLPDHAYYGEHATYNYFVLFIRGMRPYLEKIFGDCASTIKNAAVAVYRPVNAFVVKHNPDLRLQFVAFASFIATHMAITKEFNDMYQRLVDITSLLELQAAQLHASEGFWDSESEQQEARLQRHAEHRNDLETTWEEALREATLARNFDVLVSYLNHGTSDGCGEHGACGHSGQNGIPPSVTWNFNAMPYGKENPDTKTFPIPDHEQPYRAFSLGFTANNLSGNWGDYIDRQDNKNALMRPARMMFTDVFIPTTK, encoded by the exons ATG TCGCCGGTCGGACGCCTCTTTTTGGGGTCGAAGCTGCCGGCACAGACGTGGCAGTCGTTCCGTCTGCAGCCAGCACTCCCCCAGTTTGCTCAGAAGCGATTCTTCAGTGGAGGCGCCGCAAAGCCCAGCTGGCACGTCGCTCGAGAACATCGTTTTGGACCAACCCTGCCGGACCATGCGTACTACGGCGAACATGCGACCTACAACTACTTCGTGCTGTTCATCCGCGGCATGCGTCCGTACCTGGAAAAGATTTTCGGAGACTGTGCCTCCACGATCAAGAACGCGGCGGTGGCTGTGTATCGTCCGGTCAACGCCTTTGTCGTTAAACACAACCCCGACCTGAGGCTG CAATTCGTcgctttcgcctctttcATTGCAACCCACATGGCCATCACGAAGGAGTTCAACGACATGTATCAGCGTCTCGTG GACATCACCTCGCTGCTGGAGCTGCAGGCGGCTCAGTTGCATGCGTCCGAAGGTTTTTGGGATAGCGAGTCGGAGCAACAGGAAGCGCGTCTTCAGCGCCATGCCGAGCACAGAAACGATCTGGAGACAACTTGGGAAGAGGCGTTGCGGGAGGCGACACTGGCGAGGAACTTTGATGTTCTGGTGAGCTACCTGAACCACGGAACTTCGGACGGCTGTGGTGAACACGGCGCCTGTGGACACAGCGGCCAAAACGGCATTCCCCCTTCTGTCACGTGGAACTTCAACGCGATGCCCTACGGCAAGGAGAACCCCGATACCAAGACCTTCCCTATCCCTGACCACGAACAG CCCTACCGTGCCTTTTCTCTGGGTTTCACTGCGAACAACCTTTCCGGCAACTGGGGCGACTACATCGACAG aCAAGACAACAAGAATGCCCTCATGCGCCCTGCCCGTATGATGTTCACGGATGTCTTCATCCCGACGACGAAATAA
- a CDS encoding hydrolase, NUDIX family protein (encoded by transcript TGME49_282190), with translation MNSVAPEPTVPNGLPATGPRPCASAGHRRLHPVGKTRHVRIEEMHRGDWLKLEKVTYKDATGSRELIWERFVRVTPLHADHTQVTQVPAVSNESSPSFRPEGEVDTDVEAVSDGNKSSAASCLQTLPASAGEENCYCSEAATSQPAGQTGREDVPEQKVLGRTDQHDGWRDEGRMASADGRLETTTDVPQENVEADSVAVVAIAHGGRTSKEDDSSIILVKQYRPAVDAVTVELPGGLVDKGEDVGTAAVRELREETGFVGTVVSVGPKVTQSTLGREELHLVTILVDLEASANVTPRQQLDTEEDIEVVVIPLRDLLQELNRFASEGYTIFDSLYSFAYGLHLQSGLLKNILPPSPQQPSGE, from the exons ATGAACTCCGTAGCTCCTGAACCGACTGTCCCTAATGGCCTGCCGGCAACTGGACCACGGCCTTGCGCAAGTGCTGGGCACAGGCGCCTGCACCCCGTTGGCAAGACTCGCCACGTTCGCATCGAAGAAATGCATCGTGGAGACTGGCTCAAGTTGGAAAAAGTCACGTACAAAGATGCGACTGGGTCTAGGGAACTTATCTGGGAGCGCTTCGTTCGCGTCacgccgctgcatgcagaccacACTCAGGTTACGCAGGTCCCGGCAGTTTCGAATGAGTCGTCGCCGTCGTTCCGGCCCGAAGGCGAGGTGGACACGGACGTTGAAGCGGTTTCAGATGGGAACAAGTCCTCGGCTGCTTCCTGCCTGCAGACTTTGCCGGCGTCTGCTGGTGAAGAAAACTGCTACTGCAGTGAAGCCGCCACATCTCAGCCAGCTGGACAGACCGGACGCGAGGACGTGCCAGAGCAGAAGGTCTTAGGACGCACAGACCAACATGATGGGtggcgagacgaaggaaggaTGGCAAGTGCAGATGGGAGATTGGAGACCACGACGGATGTTCCCCAGGAAAATGTTGAGGCTGACAGCGTTGCAGTCGTCGCCATAGCTCATGGGGGACGGACCTCGAAGGAGGATGACTCGAGCATCATTCTCGTCAAACAGTACCG GCCTGCAGTGGACGCCGTCACCGTGGAACTTCCTGGCGGTCTAGTGGACAAAGGGGAGGACGTTGGAACGGCGGCAGTGCGAGAGCtaagggaagagacag GTTTCGTAGGAACGGTCGTTTCAGTGGGGCCTAAAGTGACGCAGAGCACGCtagggagagaagaactccaCCTCGTCACTATTCTG GTGGATCTGGAAGCTTCCGCCAACGTGACTCCGCGACAGCAGTTGGATACAGAAGAGGATATTGAAGTTGTCGTCATTCCTCTCCGCGATCTACTGCAG gAGCTGAACCGTTTTGCAAGCGAGGGATATACAATCTTTGACAGTCTTTACA GTTTCGCATATGGCTTGCATTTGCAGTCAGGACTGCTGAAGAATATTTTACCCCCCTCTCCTCAACAACCATCGGGCGAGTAG